A genome region from Hippopotamus amphibius kiboko isolate mHipAmp2 chromosome 1, mHipAmp2.hap2, whole genome shotgun sequence includes the following:
- the HES3 gene encoding transcription factor HES-3 produces MGTEPETQGSSGSPASNFRKISKPLMEKKRRARINVSLEQLKSLLEKHYSHQIRKRKLEKADILELSVKYMKSLQNSVQGLWPVPSGAEYPGFRGCLPGLSQLLRRGEEGGGGLRCPLVHESAGGSTMDSASPGPEAPARLGPCASPVWAAAPAAGGSRSPPPRLLFSGGLPGPTTSIPAPQSASRRFAESPEPGLRLWRPW; encoded by the exons ATGGGCACTGAGCCTGAGACACAGGGCAGCTCTGGCAGCCCTGCCAGCAACTTCCGCAAG ATCTCTAAGCCGCTGATGGAGAAGAAGCGACGGGCACGCATCAATGTGTCGCTGGAGCAGCTCAAATCATTGCTAGAGAAACACTACTCACACCAG ATCCGAAAACGCAAGTTGGAGAAGGCGGACATACTGGAGCTGAGCGTCAAATACATGAAAAGCCTTCAGAACTCGGTGCAAG ggctctGGCCGGTCCCCAGCGGAGCCGAGTACCCGGGCTTCCGCGGCTGTCTGCCGGGCCTTAGCCAGCTTCTGCGGCGCGGAGAGGAGGGCGGCGGCGGCCTGCGCTGCCCTCTGGTGCACGAGAGCGCGGGTGGCAGCACCATGGACAGCGCCAGCCCCGGCCCCGAGGCGCCCGCGCGGCTTGGTCCCTGCGCCTCCCCAGTTTGGGCCGCTGCTCCGGCCGCCGGCGGCTCGCGGTCCCCGCCACCCCGGCTCCTCTTCTCTGGAGGTCTCCCCGGCCCGACCACCAGCATCCCCGCGCCGCAGTCGGCGTCTCGCCGCTTCGCCGAGAGCCCGGAGCCAGGGCTGCGCTTGTGGCGGCCCTGGTAA
- the GPR153 gene encoding probable G-protein coupled receptor 153 isoform X1, translating to MSDERRLPGSAVGWLACGGLSLLANAWGILSVGAKQKKWKPLEFLLCTLAATHMLNVAVPIATYAVVQLRRQRPDYEWNEGLCKVFVSTFYTLTLATCFSVTSLSYHRMWMVRWPVNYRLSNARKQAVHTVMGIWMVSFILSALPAVGWHDTSERFYTHGCRFIVAEIGLGFGVCFLLLVGGSVAMGVVCTAIALFQTLAVQVGRRAGRRAFTVPTIVVEDAQGKRRSSIDGSEPARTSLQITGLVATIVIIYDCLMGFPVLVVSFSSLRADASAPWMALCVLWCSVAQALLLPVFLWACDRYRADLKAVWEKCVALMANNEDANDGTSLEGGIPPDLVLERSLDYSYGGDFVALDRMSKYELSALEGGLPQFYPLQPLQEDKMQYLQVRPARAGDAECAGPAHAPLLPRRRGRVGRRPAAHVPAALGLRRGPGRPGAAPRARAAPRQPAGLRGGRAPLPSAPSLGREPAVAAPPGPGRRPAPRPRLAPRQPAPPPRARRPLRLGLAAARRLRADRLRAGAAGPAPPARLARALPHPRLLPRRRPARRGRGAPWRRRLATEPRAAPSRARASRAPADRPERVVGRAGGPALGGRRRQHQQLPELALGVVGLRHAALGLAGFGVLGPAGASPRLRAGPATHGAKAPKMPSRPGPGSGHAAPGLPAACGRVPALPGHRLPASPEAATAPDDHIGRGPASGQGISGAE from the exons ATGAGTGATGAGCGGCGGCTGCCTGGCAGTGCAGTGGGCTGGCTGGCATGCGGAGGCCTCTCCCTGCTGGCCAACGCCTGGGGCATCCTGAGCGTGGGGGCCAAGCAGAAGAAGTGGAAGCCCCTGGAGTTCCTGCTGTGCACGCTCGCGGCCACCCACATGCTCAACGTGGCCGTACCCATCGCCACCTACGCGGTGGTGCAGCTGCGGCGCCAGCGCCCTGACTACGAATGGAACGAGGGCCTCTGCAAGGTCTTCGTTTCCACCTTCTACACCCTCACCCTGGCCACCTGCTTCTCCGTCACCTCCCTGTCCTACCACCGCATGTGGATGGTCCGCTGGCCCGTCAACTACCG GCTGAGCAATGCCAGGAAGCAGGCGGTGCACACGGTCATGGGCATCTGGATGGTGTCCTTCATCCTGTCGGCCCTGCCTGCTGTCGGTTGGCATGACACGAGCGAGCGCTTCTACACCCACGGCTGCCGCTTCATTGTGGCTGAGATCGGCCTGGGCTTCGGTGTCTGCTTCCTGCTGCTGGTGGGCGGCAGTGTGGCCATGGGCGTGGTCTGCACGGCCATCGCCCTCTTCCAGACGCTGGCGGTGCAGGTGGGGCGCCGGGCTGGCCGCCGCGCCTTCACCGTGCCCACCATCGTGGTGGAGGACGCGCAGGGCAAGCGCCGCTCCTCCATCGACGGCTCCGAGCCCGCCAGGACCTCGCTGCAGATCACCGGCCTGGTTGCCACCATCGTCATCATATACGACTGCCTCATGGGCTTCCCCGTGCTG GTGGTGAGCTTCAGCAGCCTGCGGGCAGACGCCTCGGCTCCCTGGATGGCACTGTGTGTGCTGTGGTGCTCGGTGGCCCAGGCCCTGCTGCTGCCCGTGTTCCTCTGGGCCTGCGACCGCTACCGCGCTGACCTCAAGGCCGTCTGGGAGAAATGCGTGGCCCTCATGGCCAACAACGAGGACGCGAATGATG GTACCAGCCTGGAAGGTGGCATCCCCCCAGACCTAGTGTTGGAGCGCTCCCTGGACTACAGCTATGGGGGTGACTTTGTGGCCCTGGACAGGATGTCCAAGTATGAGCTCTCTGCCCTGGAGGGGGGCCTGCCCCAGTTCTACCCTCTGCAGCccttgcaggaggacaagatgcAGTATCTACAGGTGAGGCCAGCCCGGGCTGGAGACGCGGAATGTGCGG GTCCCGCCCACGCGCCGCTCCTCCCACGACGACGCGGACGTGTGGGCCGCCGTCCCGCTGCCCACGTTCCTGCCGCGCTGGGGCTCCGGCGAGGACCTGGCCGCCCTGGTGCTGCCCCGCGGGCCCGAGCGGCGCCGCGGCAGCCTGCTGGCCTTCGCGGAGGACGCGCCCCCCTTCCGTCCGCGCCGTCGCTCGGCCGAGAGCCTGCTGTCGCTGCGCCCCCCGGCCCTGGGCGACGGCCCGCGCCGCGCCCCCGGCTCGCCCCCCGGCagcccgcgccgccgccccggGCCCGGCGCCCGCTGCGCCTCGGCCTCGCTGCTGCCCGACGCCTTCGCGCTGACCGCCTTCGAGCGGGAGCCGCAGGCCCTGCGCCGCCAGCCCGCCTCGCCCGGGCCCTTCCCCACCCGCGCCTCCTCCCCCGACGGCGCCCAGCCCGGCGGGGACGCGGCGCCCCCTGGCGGCGGCGGCTCGCCACGGAGCCCCGGGCCGCGCCCAGCCGCGCCCGCGCATCCCGGGCCCCTGCGGACCGGCCTGAGCGCGTCGTGGGGCGAGCCGGGGGGCCTGCGctcggcgggcggcggcggcagcaccAGCAGCTTCCTGAGCTCGCCCTCGGAGTCGTCGGGCTACGTCACGCTGCACTCGGACTCGCTGGGTTCGGCGTCCTAGGGCCTGCTGGCGCCTCCCCACGTCTCCGGGCGGGTCCGGCCACCCACGGGGCCAAAGCACCAAAGATGCCATCCCGGCCCGGCCCGGGCTCCGGGCACGCGGCGCCGGGCCTACCAGCGGCGTGTGGACGTGTGCCGGCCCTCCCGGGGCACCGGCTCCCTGCCTCCCCGGAAGCGGCCACTGCCCCGGACGACCACATTGGGCGCGGACCAGCCTCTGGGCAAGGCATCTCTGGGGCAGAGTGA
- the GPR153 gene encoding probable G-protein coupled receptor 153 isoform X2 → MSDERRLPGSAVGWLACGGLSLLANAWGILSVGAKQKKWKPLEFLLCTLAATHMLNVAVPIATYAVVQLRRQRPDYEWNEGLCKVFVSTFYTLTLATCFSVTSLSYHRMWMVRWPVNYRLSNARKQAVHTVMGIWMVSFILSALPAVGWHDTSERFYTHGCRFIVAEIGLGFGVCFLLLVGGSVAMGVVCTAIALFQTLAVQVGRRAGRRAFTVPTIVVEDAQGKRRSSIDGSEPARTSLQITGLVATIVIIYDCLMGFPVLVVSFSSLRADASAPWMALCVLWCSVAQALLLPVFLWACDRYRADLKAVWEKCVALMANNEDANDGTSLEGGIPPDLVLERSLDYSYGGDFVALDRMSKYELSALEGGLPQFYPLQPLQEDKMQYLQVPPTRRSSHDDADVWAAVPLPTFLPRWGSGEDLAALVLPRGPERRRGSLLAFAEDAPPFRPRRRSAESLLSLRPPALGDGPRRAPGSPPGSPRRRPGPGARCASASLLPDAFALTAFEREPQALRRQPASPGPFPTRASSPDGAQPGGDAAPPGGGGSPRSPGPRPAAPAHPGPLRTGLSASWGEPGGLRSAGGGGSTSSFLSSPSESSGYVTLHSDSLGSAS, encoded by the exons ATGAGTGATGAGCGGCGGCTGCCTGGCAGTGCAGTGGGCTGGCTGGCATGCGGAGGCCTCTCCCTGCTGGCCAACGCCTGGGGCATCCTGAGCGTGGGGGCCAAGCAGAAGAAGTGGAAGCCCCTGGAGTTCCTGCTGTGCACGCTCGCGGCCACCCACATGCTCAACGTGGCCGTACCCATCGCCACCTACGCGGTGGTGCAGCTGCGGCGCCAGCGCCCTGACTACGAATGGAACGAGGGCCTCTGCAAGGTCTTCGTTTCCACCTTCTACACCCTCACCCTGGCCACCTGCTTCTCCGTCACCTCCCTGTCCTACCACCGCATGTGGATGGTCCGCTGGCCCGTCAACTACCG GCTGAGCAATGCCAGGAAGCAGGCGGTGCACACGGTCATGGGCATCTGGATGGTGTCCTTCATCCTGTCGGCCCTGCCTGCTGTCGGTTGGCATGACACGAGCGAGCGCTTCTACACCCACGGCTGCCGCTTCATTGTGGCTGAGATCGGCCTGGGCTTCGGTGTCTGCTTCCTGCTGCTGGTGGGCGGCAGTGTGGCCATGGGCGTGGTCTGCACGGCCATCGCCCTCTTCCAGACGCTGGCGGTGCAGGTGGGGCGCCGGGCTGGCCGCCGCGCCTTCACCGTGCCCACCATCGTGGTGGAGGACGCGCAGGGCAAGCGCCGCTCCTCCATCGACGGCTCCGAGCCCGCCAGGACCTCGCTGCAGATCACCGGCCTGGTTGCCACCATCGTCATCATATACGACTGCCTCATGGGCTTCCCCGTGCTG GTGGTGAGCTTCAGCAGCCTGCGGGCAGACGCCTCGGCTCCCTGGATGGCACTGTGTGTGCTGTGGTGCTCGGTGGCCCAGGCCCTGCTGCTGCCCGTGTTCCTCTGGGCCTGCGACCGCTACCGCGCTGACCTCAAGGCCGTCTGGGAGAAATGCGTGGCCCTCATGGCCAACAACGAGGACGCGAATGATG GTACCAGCCTGGAAGGTGGCATCCCCCCAGACCTAGTGTTGGAGCGCTCCCTGGACTACAGCTATGGGGGTGACTTTGTGGCCCTGGACAGGATGTCCAAGTATGAGCTCTCTGCCCTGGAGGGGGGCCTGCCCCAGTTCTACCCTCTGCAGCccttgcaggaggacaagatgcAGTATCTACAG GTCCCGCCCACGCGCCGCTCCTCCCACGACGACGCGGACGTGTGGGCCGCCGTCCCGCTGCCCACGTTCCTGCCGCGCTGGGGCTCCGGCGAGGACCTGGCCGCCCTGGTGCTGCCCCGCGGGCCCGAGCGGCGCCGCGGCAGCCTGCTGGCCTTCGCGGAGGACGCGCCCCCCTTCCGTCCGCGCCGTCGCTCGGCCGAGAGCCTGCTGTCGCTGCGCCCCCCGGCCCTGGGCGACGGCCCGCGCCGCGCCCCCGGCTCGCCCCCCGGCagcccgcgccgccgccccggGCCCGGCGCCCGCTGCGCCTCGGCCTCGCTGCTGCCCGACGCCTTCGCGCTGACCGCCTTCGAGCGGGAGCCGCAGGCCCTGCGCCGCCAGCCCGCCTCGCCCGGGCCCTTCCCCACCCGCGCCTCCTCCCCCGACGGCGCCCAGCCCGGCGGGGACGCGGCGCCCCCTGGCGGCGGCGGCTCGCCACGGAGCCCCGGGCCGCGCCCAGCCGCGCCCGCGCATCCCGGGCCCCTGCGGACCGGCCTGAGCGCGTCGTGGGGCGAGCCGGGGGGCCTGCGctcggcgggcggcggcggcagcaccAGCAGCTTCCTGAGCTCGCCCTCGGAGTCGTCGGGCTACGTCACGCTGCACTCGGACTCGCTGGGTTCGGCGTCCTAG